The genome window ACCGGTCCCGCCTGGTATCACGACCTTCATGACCCCACCGTACCGAAAGAGTTGAACGCGTTCAAATACTGTTCGCGACCAGGTCGAGCAAGGTCCTCACCGCCCGGCTGGGCGGTTTCGCCCCGGCGGTGACCAGGTTGAGCGGCCAGTCGAGCCCGGCGCCCGCCAGCGGCCGGACCACGACGTCCGCCTCGGCCGGCCCCGGCGTCTCCGGCACGACCGCGACGCCGAGCCCGGCCCGCACGTACCCCGGCACCGGGCGCAGGTCGGCGACTTCGACGGTGACCCGCCGCGGCGAGCCGAGCGCGTCGAAGGCGCGGTCGAGCGCGACCCGGTTGCCGAACCCGCGTGGCGTGTCGATGAAGTCCTCGCCGGCGAGGTCGGCGAGGCGGACCGCCTTGCGGGCCGCGAGCCGGTGCGTGGCCGGCAGCACCACGACGAACGGCAGCGTGTCGACGCGCAGGACGTCCAGCCCGGCGAGGTCGGTCTCGGGCAGGCCCACCAGCGCGACGTCGAGCCGGCCCTGGCGGACCTCTTCGGCCAGTCCGGTCGACCCGGTGATCGACACCGTCACGTGGATGTCCACCAGCGGGTAGCGCCGGTGGAACGCCCCGAGCAGCGCGGGCAGGTCGACGCCGATCGACGTCAGCGTGCCGATGCGGAGGCTGCCGCGCAGGCCTTCCGACGCCTCCTGAACGGTCGCGCGCGCCCGTTCGAGCGCCTCGATCGCGGCCTTGGCCTCGGGCAGGAACGCCGCGCCCGCCGCCGAAAGCGCGACCCGGCGGGTGGACCGGTCGAACAGCCGCGTGCCGAGCTCGGCTTCGAGCGACCGCACGGCGGCGGACACGGTGGACTGCACCGCGAACACCCGCTGGGCGGCCCGGGTGAAGCTGAGCTCCTCGGCGACGGCGACGAAGTACTCGAGCTGACGCGTTTCCATGGGATCAAGTTATCGGCTGCATCGATAACTGGCACCAGGACTTTTCGTTGGACTTGCTGAGTCGGCGGGGACATCGTGGACAGCGGAAGATCCCTGGCGTCCTGGAAGGTCCCGATGTCCGTCACCCTCTCCCCCGCCCGGCTCCGCGTGAGCCACGGGCTGGGGTTCCGCGTCGTCGCCGTCGCGTTCGCGACCGCGCTCGCGTTCTCCACCGTGCCGACCCCGCTGTACGCGCTTTACCAGCGGCGCGACGGCTTTCCCGCCTTTCTGGTGACCGTGATCTTCGCCGCCTACGCGGTCGGGGTGGTGCTGAGCCTGTACCTGGCCGGGCACGTCAGCGACTGGCTGGGCCGCCGCCGTGTCCTGCTCGCCGGGCTGCTCGCGGAAGCCCTCGCCGCCGCGATGTTCCTGCTGTGGCCGGACGTCCCCGGCCTCATCGTGGCCCGGCTGATCAGCGGCGCCGGGATCGGCGTGATCTCCGCGACGGCGACCGCGCACCTGTCCGAACTGCGGGCCCCGGCCCTCACCGCGACCGTGGTGAACGCCGGCGGCCTGGCCGTCGGCCCGCTGGTGGGCGGGCTGTTCGCGCGCTTCGCCGACCATCCGCTGAGCACGCCGTTCGCGGTGTTCCTGGTCGTGCTCCTGCTCGAAGCGATCGCGGTGAGCCTGGTGCCGGAGACGGTGGAGCGCCGCGAAGAGCGCCCGGCCTACCGCCCGCAGCGGCTGTCACTGCCGCCGTCCGCCCGGCGCGAGTTCACCGGCGCCGCGCTCGGCGCGTTCGCGGCGTTCGCGCTGAGCGGCCTGGTCATGGCCCTCGCCCCGGCGCTGCTGGCGAACGACCTGCACGAGCCGTCCCGCCTGCTCGCCGGGCTGGCGCCGTTCACGATGCTGGGCAGCGCGGCGCTCGTCCAGATCGTGTTCGCGCGCCTCGGCACCCGCTCGCAGCTGCGGTCCGGGTACGCGCTGATGGGCGCCGGCCTGGTGCTGCTGACGGGGTCGGCGTTCGCGGCCTCGCTCCCGTTGTTCTTCGTGGCGAGCGTGCTGGCGGGCGCCGGGTTCGGCCTGGGCTTCCGCGCGTCGGCGGGCACGGTGGCGGCCCTCGCGGACGACCTCACCCGCGGCGAGGTGCTGGCGGCGCTGTTCCTGGTGGCGTACACGGGACTTGTGCTGCCGGTACTGCTCATCGGGCTGGCACTGCTGGTCGCCCCCGGACCGGTGGTGCTGGCCGGGTTCGCGGCGCTGGAGCTGGCCCTGCTCGGCTGGTCGGCGCGACGCACCGCTCAGCGCCGGGTGTAGACGAAGCCGATCTTGTCGACCTCGCCGCCGGCGCGGCCGTGGAAGGCGGCGAGCTGCCAGCCCGCCGGTGCCGTGCGCGTCACGCAGTCCGGCGTCGGCGAGCCGCCCGCCAGGGTGCGGCCGGTGCTGGTCGTGAAGGCCGCCGAGAAGATCCGGGTGTGGCCCTGGTAGCTGCCCTGGCACACCGTCGCCGTCGTGACGTGTTCACCGGCCGCGAGCGTCAGGGTGGCCGCCGTTCCGCCGGCACCTCCGTGGACCAGCGCCGTGCCGTTCTCGAGCGTCACCCCGAGCTGGTCCAGCCGCGAGCCGGCGCGCAGCGACAGCGTCCGGACGCGGGCGCCCGCCGGGACCGCGCCCGCGTCGGTGAAGTAGTCGCCGTGGGGGCCGCCGAACTGGTCGGACAGGCGCAGCGCCGGGTTGCGCGTCCAGCCGAAACGGACGGTGACCGGGTCGTGGTCGGACAGCATCCGGCCCGCGTCGTCGAGGAACTTCGCGTGCTCGTTGTGGTACGCGGTCGCGTCCAGGGACACCAGCGGGCTGCCGCGGTAGAGCACCTTGTCGACGACTTCGCAGTCGTCGGTGACGTTCTGCGGGTCGCACACCAGCGCCGGACTGCCCGGCGCGGGCGCGGCCCCGCCGCGGACGAGCTTCACCCAGGCGTCGGTGAGGCCGTTGTCCGCGGCGAACTCGGCGATCGTGTCCGCCGCGCGGGTGTAGCGCGTGTTCGTGTCGCCCATGACGAGCACGGCGTTGCCCGCCGAACGGCCGCGGATGAACGCCGTCAGCTGCGCCAGGTTCGCCGCGCGGGACGCCTGGTCGCCGTCGTTCGTGCCCGCGTTGGTGTGCACGTTGTAGGTGTCGACGTAAACGCCTTCGGCGAGCCGCAGCCGCATGAAGGTGAAGCCCTTGGGGGTCAGGCAATCGCCCGAGTCGAACTGGCACGAGTTCCAGCGCACGCGCTCGAAGTCGTCGACGTCGTAGGGCAGCGACGACAGCGTGTTCAGGCCGCTGCCGATCCCCGCGCCGCCGCTCGTCGGGGTCCGGTACGCGTGCTGGTCGGCCGCGTAGAGCGTGGCGTGGTAGTTGAAGTCCTCCTCCACGTGCACCACGTCGTACGGGCCCAGCCGCTGCCCGATCGCCGTCGTGGCGGGCGCGCGCGGGGTCGGCGCGCTCGAAATGCCTTCCGGCAGCCCGGCGACGTTGTAGCTCAGCACGGAGAAAGTGCCGCCGTCGGCGGGATCGGCGTGCGCGGTGGCCGGGACGAGCGCGGCGGCCGCGCACGCGAGGACCACGGCGGCGAAGCGGTTCTTCACGGGGTACCTCGATCTCCCGGGGACGGGTGACCGGAATGATAGGCGCGTCAAGCCGCCACCACGAAGACGGCGACGAGCGCGGCGGCGATCATGAACGGCCCGAACGGCAGCGCGGTGTCGCGATCACCCCGCCCGGCCGCCAGCACGACGACACCGGCCACCGCGCCGAGCAGGAAGCCGCCGAACGCGCCGAGCAGCAAGGCCGTCCAGGAGAGGTGGGCGAGGAGCCCGCCCAGGAGGCCGGAGAGCTTGACGTCGCCGAAGCCCATGCCTCGCGGGTGGATCAGGGCCAGCAGCAGGTAGAAGGCGAACAGCGCGGTCCCGCCGATCCCGGCGCGGGCCAGCGACCACCAGTCGTCCCGGCACCAGGCCGAGACGGCCAGCAGGACGGCGAGCACCGGGTAGGAGGGCAGCACGATCGCATCCGGCAGCCGGCGGCAGTCGAAGTCGATCAGCGCGAGCGCGACGCCGATCGCGCCGAAGTAGAGGTAGGCGGGCAGGTGCGGTGGGTCGAGCCGCAGGGTCAGCAGCGCGAAGAGGACCGCGGTACCGAGCGCGACGAGGAAGTGGCGAGCGCTGACCGGGCAGCGGAAAGGCGGACGGACGACCGGCTCGCCCCGCGGCACCCGCTGGACCACGAGGTTGAGGAACGACCCGACGAACAGCCCGAGCACCGCGGCCGCCACGACCAGCACCGCCATCGGTTCCTCCGGACCGTTCGAGGGACCCGGCCGATCTTGCCGGAGCCGGAGGTGGGCCGCGACCGGACGGATCGGGCGGCCGGCCAACCCCTACTGCCGGGCGCGAGCGAACCCCACACATCCCGCGAGACGCTCCCGGCCGCGACCGCGCGGGCCTACAGTCTTGGGAATGACCGGACCGCCGATCGTCACCGGGGTGGACGGGTCGGCCGAGTCGCTCGACGCCGTGCGCTGGGCCGCGCGGACCGCACGACTCCGGGGCGCTCCCCTCGAGGTCGTGCACGCCCTCGACGTACCCGCGCTGCTCGCCGGCGGGGTCGTGCCGCCGCCCGACGAGCTCGTCGACGCCCTGCGGGCGCGGGGGCGGCGGGCGCTGCGGACCGCCCGGGAACTCGCTGCCGCGCAGGGGGTTCCCGACGCCGTCACCCGGCTGGACTCCGATCGCGCGGCGCAGGCGCTGATCGAGGCGTCGCGGTCCGCGGCGCTGCTCGTCGTCGGGTCGGCCGGGCACGGGCGGCTCACCAGCCTGCTGGCGGGCTCGGTCGCCGCGGCCGTCGGGACGCACGCCCGGTGCGACACCGTCGTCGTCCGCGGGGACAGCTGGGACGAGCCGGGCGCGGCGGAGCGCCCCGTCGTCACCGGGATCGACGGCAGCGAAGCCGGCTCCCGGGTGCTCGCCGCCGCGGTGGCCGAAGCCCGTGCCCGCCGCGCCCCGCTCGTCGTGCTGCACGCCTGGGCGGACACCCCACCGCCGCGCCAGGATCCCCGCTGCGTCACCGAGGCCGGGCACCGCCTG of Amycolatopsis solani contains these proteins:
- a CDS encoding jacalin-like lectin — translated: MKNRFAAVVLACAAAALVPATAHADPADGGTFSVLSYNVAGLPEGISSAPTPRAPATTAIGQRLGPYDVVHVEEDFNYHATLYAADQHAYRTPTSGGAGIGSGLNTLSSLPYDVDDFERVRWNSCQFDSGDCLTPKGFTFMRLRLAEGVYVDTYNVHTNAGTNDGDQASRAANLAQLTAFIRGRSAGNAVLVMGDTNTRYTRAADTIAEFAADNGLTDAWVKLVRGGAAPAPGSPALVCDPQNVTDDCEVVDKVLYRGSPLVSLDATAYHNEHAKFLDDAGRMLSDHDPVTVRFGWTRNPALRLSDQFGGPHGDYFTDAGAVPAGARVRTLSLRAGSRLDQLGVTLENGTALVHGGAGGTAATLTLAAGEHVTTATVCQGSYQGHTRIFSAAFTTSTGRTLAGGSPTPDCVTRTAPAGWQLAAFHGRAGGEVDKIGFVYTRR
- a CDS encoding universal stress protein codes for the protein MTGPPIVTGVDGSAESLDAVRWAARTARLRGAPLEVVHALDVPALLAGGVVPPPDELVDALRARGRRALRTARELAAAQGVPDAVTRLDSDRAAQALIEASRSAALLVVGSAGHGRLTSLLAGSVAAAVGTHARCDTVVVRGDSWDEPGAAERPVVTGIDGSEAGSRVLAAAVAEARARRAPLVVLHAWADTPPPRQDPRCVTEAGHRLLGERVLAHDTGDVEVERVLVHAHPRRELIERSAGAQLVVLGDRGRGGFPGLLLGSTGQALLHQAACPVHLVRTTA
- a CDS encoding LysR family transcriptional regulator, with translation METRQLEYFVAVAEELSFTRAAQRVFAVQSTVSAAVRSLEAELGTRLFDRSTRRVALSAAGAAFLPEAKAAIEALERARATVQEASEGLRGSLRIGTLTSIGVDLPALLGAFHRRYPLVDIHVTVSITGSTGLAEEVRQGRLDVALVGLPETDLAGLDVLRVDTLPFVVVLPATHRLAARKAVRLADLAGEDFIDTPRGFGNRVALDRAFDALGSPRRVTVEVADLRPVPGYVRAGLGVAVVPETPGPAEADVVVRPLAGAGLDWPLNLVTAGAKPPSRAVRTLLDLVANSI
- a CDS encoding prepilin peptidase, which translates into the protein MAVLVVAAAVLGLFVGSFLNLVVQRVPRGEPVVRPPFRCPVSARHFLVALGTAVLFALLTLRLDPPHLPAYLYFGAIGVALALIDFDCRRLPDAIVLPSYPVLAVLLAVSAWCRDDWWSLARAGIGGTALFAFYLLLALIHPRGMGFGDVKLSGLLGGLLAHLSWTALLLGAFGGFLLGAVAGVVVLAAGRGDRDTALPFGPFMIAAALVAVFVVAA
- a CDS encoding MFS transporter, which encodes MSVTLSPARLRVSHGLGFRVVAVAFATALAFSTVPTPLYALYQRRDGFPAFLVTVIFAAYAVGVVLSLYLAGHVSDWLGRRRVLLAGLLAEALAAAMFLLWPDVPGLIVARLISGAGIGVISATATAHLSELRAPALTATVVNAGGLAVGPLVGGLFARFADHPLSTPFAVFLVVLLLEAIAVSLVPETVERREERPAYRPQRLSLPPSARREFTGAALGAFAAFALSGLVMALAPALLANDLHEPSRLLAGLAPFTMLGSAALVQIVFARLGTRSQLRSGYALMGAGLVLLTGSAFAASLPLFFVASVLAGAGFGLGFRASAGTVAALADDLTRGEVLAALFLVAYTGLVLPVLLIGLALLVAPGPVVLAGFAALELALLGWSARRTAQRRV